From the genome of Lotus japonicus ecotype B-129 chromosome 6, LjGifu_v1.2, one region includes:
- the LOC130722150 gene encoding CSC1-like protein ERD4, with the protein MDFTSFLTSLGTSFVIFVVLMIVFAWLSSRPGNLVVYYPNRILKGLEPMEGGKKTRNPFSWIKEAASSSERDIIAMSGVDTAVYFVFLSTVLGILVICGVVLLPVLLPVAVTDDGGKSQTTSKGTFGELDNLSMANIRARSARLWAFFIGCYLVSLVTLILLWRAYKHVLWLRAEAIKSPDVKSEQFAVVVRDIPPVPEGQTRKEQVDSYFKAIYPETFYRSMIVTDNKEVNKIWEELEGYKKKLARAEAVYAGSKTTAKPEGTRPMNKTGCLGLIGKKVDSIEFYNEKINEFVAKLEAEQKVTLREKQQAAALVFFSNRIAAASAAQSLHAQMVDTWSVFDAPEPRQLLWPNLKIKYFERELRQYVVYVIVALMILFYMIPITFISAVTTLKNLVKILPFIKPIVRITVLRTVLEAYLPQLALIIFLAMLPKLLLFLSKLEGIPTESHAVRAASGKYFYFTVLNVFIGVTIGGTLFNTFKTVEEHPNKLVSMLAASLPGNATFFLTYVALKFFVGYGLELSRIVPLIIYHLKRKFVCKNEAELKAAWAPGDLSYGTRVPGDMLIVTIVLCYSIIAPLIIPFGVLYFGLGWLILRNQALKVYVPSYESYGRMWPHINNRILAALILYQITMLGYFGVQQFLYAPLLIPLPLLSLGFGFVCAKKFYPSFQHPALEVAAHGLKEVPNMELVFRSFIPPSLSSEKIEDDQFEDASSQVSRSTSFV; encoded by the exons ATGGATTTTACGTCGTTTCTCACGTCCCTTGGGACATCCTTTGTGATATTCGTGGTTTTGATGATTGTGTTTGCTTGGTTATCTAGTAGGCCTGGTAACCTTGTTGTTTACTACCCCAACCGGATCCTCAAGGGCTTGGAACCCATGGAAGGTGGTAAAAAGACCAGAAACCCTTTCTCTTGGATCAAGGAGGCTGCATCTTCTTCTGAAAGAGATATTATTGCCATGTCTGGGGTTGACACTGCTGTCTACTTTGTCTTTCTCAGCACAG TGTTGGGCATCCTAGTTATATGCGGCGTTGTTCTACTACCGGTTCTTCTGCCCGTTGCTGTTACTGATGATGGAGGGAAGTCACAAACAACAAGCAAAGGGACTTTCGGTGAGCTTGACAACTTATCAATGGCAAACATAAGA GCAAGGAGTGCAAGGTTGTGGGCATTTTTTATTGGCTGCTATTTGGTTTCACTTGTTACACTTATACTCTTGTGGAGGGCTTATAAACACGTGTTGTGGTTACGAGCTGAAGCTATTAAATCTCCTGATGTGAAGTCTGAACAATTTGCTGTAGTTGTGAGAGACATACCTCCTGTTCCTGAAGGTCAGACTAGGAAGGAACAGGTTGACTCTTACTTTAAAGCCATATATCCTGAGACATTTTACAGATCTATGATTGTAACAGACAACAAAGAG GTGAACAAGATTTGGGAGGAGCTAGAAGGGTATAAGAAGAAGCTTGCCCGTGCTGAAGCAGTATATGCAGGATCAAAAACAACTGCCAAACCAGAAGGTACAAGACCTATGAACAAGACTGGATGCCTTGGACTTATTGGTAAAAAGGTGGATAGCATAGAGTTTTACAATGAAAAGATTAATGAATTTGTTGCAAAATTGGAAGCTGAGCAAAAGGTCACACTCAGAGAAAAACAGCAAGCTGCTGCTCTGGTCTTTTTCTCAAATAGGATAGCTGCGGCATCTGCAGCTCAGAGTTTGCATGCACAAATGGTTGATACATGGTCAGTCTTTGATGCTCCTGAACCCCGACAACTATTATGGCCTAATTTGAAAATCAAGTATTTTGAGAGAGAGCTGAGGCAGTACGTGGTGTATGTGATTGTTGCACTGATGATACTCTTTTACATGATCCCGATAACATTTATATCTGCGGTTACAACTTTGAAGAATTTGGTGAAAATTCTCCCATTCATAAAGCCAATTGTGCGCATTACAGTTTTGAGGACAGTGTTGGAAGCTTACCTCCCGCAACTTGCACTGATTATTTTCTTGGCAATGTTGCCCAAGTTGCTTCTGTTTTTGTCTAAACTTGAAGGCATTCCAACTGAAAGTCATGCAGTTAGGGCTGCATctggaaaatatttttatttcactGTGTTGAACGTTTTCATTGGAGTGACCATAGGTGGAACCTTGTTCAACACATTCAAGACAGTTGAGGAACACCCTAACAAACTTGTGTCTATGTTAGCTGCAAGCCTCCCTGGCAATGCGACTTTTTTCTTGACCTACGTGGCTCTCAA ATTTTTCGTTGGCTATGGCCTTGAACTGTCCCGAATAGTTCCTCTTATCATATACCATTTGAAGAGAAAGTTTGTTTGTAAGAATGAAGCTGAGTTGAAAGCTGCTTGGGCTCCTGGAGATCTTAGTTATGGAACTAGAGTTCCTGGTGACATGCTGATTGTCACAATTGTCTTATGTTACTCTATTATTGCTCCTCTGATAATCCCATTTGGTGTTCTCTATTTTGGCCTAGGATGGCTTATACTGCGAAATCAG GCACTCAAAGTATACGTACCATCTTATGAAAGCTATGGAAGAATGTGGCCCCACATAAACAACCGTATACTTGCAGCTTTGATATTGTACCAAATTACCATGCTTGGGTACTTCGGGGTGCAGCAATTCCTCTATGCGCCATTGTTGATTCCTCTTCCCCTATTGTCCTtgggctttggtttcgtgtgtGCAAAGAAATTTTATCCCTCTTTTCAACATCCAGCACTAGAGGTTGCAGCTCATGGGCTTAAGGAAGTTCCCAACATGGAATTGGTTTTCAGATCTTTCATTCCACCAAGCTTGAGTTCAGAGAAGATTGAGGATGACCAGTTTGAAGATGCATCGTCTCAAGTTTCAAGATCAACTTCATTTGTTTGA